The following proteins are co-located in the Billgrantia tianxiuensis genome:
- a CDS encoding DUF5801 repeats-in-toxin domain-containing protein has product MQLDFGDNLDPTLIPGGEQVVMSPELDVEQPVEASEFAALDEDLEALLAALDDDTVDLLDVLDATAAGAGPGGAADGGHSFVRLARIVEDVNPLAFSFGMNALGGPPEEQGGAFVLAEAEEVEEPQEPVVIPPSAGSFEATLFDIETLSGSGSVASGLLPVSFGSGSGGSVTFAAMDGVTQQVGGETLTFIWNAGTNTLHAISETRGITIFTVELDPATGAFTVTQVNNLLHGEGMDEALLGLVYTVTSSSGSATGTLQLTIMDDQPSLELGSVNLSGLELTTFDHETSNGGLSTAGGSVAAAFIAAVNASYGADGEGSTVIDGYALSLGNVEHGLTSGNVPIVFTLVDGVVIGTANGSEVLRIAIDATTGEVTVTQSGPVDHPAQGADSLSLPAGLVSVSATVTVTDADGDTASDTLTADLGGSITIVDDVPGVELGEVDLGDLELTTFDHETASGGTSTAGGSVAAAFTAAVNASYGADGEGSTVIDGYALSLGNVEHGLTSGNVPIVFTLVDGVVIGTANGSEVLRIAIDATTGEVTVTQSGPVDHPAQGADSLSLPAGLVSVSATVTVTDADGDTASDTLTADLGGSITIVDDVPGVELGEVDLGDLELTTFDHETASGGTSTAGGSVAAAFTAAVNAGYGADGEGSTLIDGYALSLGNVEHGLTSGNVPIVFTLVDGVVIGTANGSEVLRIAIDATTGEVTVTQSGPVDHPAQGADSLSLPAGLVSVSATVTVTDADGDTASDTLSADLGGSITIVDDVPGVELGEVDLGDLELTTYDQQSVEENGSVATGSVAAAFIAAVNASYGADGEGSTVIDGYALSLGNVEHGLTSGNVPIVFTLVDGVVIGTANGSEVLRIAIDATTGEVTVTQSGPVDHPAQGADSLSLPAGLVSVSATVTVTDADGDTASDTLSADLGGSITILDDVPNITLELGDESIGLMTKDADTVSEIGRDSASFAAAFVIATFSHGADGEGSISWDYSLALAEGVVNGMDSGLSSGGQPIYLYLHEGSIVGSTATQAIDIASGNTVFTISVDGDANVTLTQHAAIDHDSADNGDYASDTVSLANGLVVLTGTATVVDADGDTASHSVALDLGDNIVFADDGPSLSSLNLAIANVAGTYEGTYEFDVGADAQGFLDSFGEGALIWIGMPEGYELVVTDTSSTSITYTAKSGTFEFFHLTLNMDGTYTFELVSPAPVVETTIDSLLSAFDKSNFYKEGGKDAYLFTADVFDGKFALAVTAYRNGKLEDVSMSATDLGVKSNVVQGNQNEKLKFDVLPVGSQGAIGVSSFTFSVSGASGSSAGDKAILTVYDVDGVAHQYFATLLTGNGEFVFHIDPMLNVDYMELAPAGNNSFKIDGISTSYITQIFPDDYQLDFVLTGSDADGDTATADFSVFVKTTDSGTYEISGSDSDDVIHGTEGNDILIGGAGNDTLIGGEGDDVFQWNLGDQGQVNAPAVDTVKDFDLGDNVLDLADLLQDESAGAIGDFIFAAQEGTDTVLYINHEGNVGVDGSNATQVIVLENYSMDGASSADFLQGMLDSGQLHIDQ; this is encoded by the coding sequence GTGCAGCTCGACTTTGGCGACAACCTCGATCCCACGCTGATCCCGGGTGGTGAGCAGGTAGTCATGAGTCCGGAGCTGGATGTCGAGCAGCCGGTCGAGGCGAGCGAATTTGCTGCCCTGGATGAGGACCTCGAAGCCCTGCTCGCTGCGTTGGATGACGACACCGTCGATCTTCTCGACGTGCTTGATGCCACGGCTGCGGGCGCCGGGCCTGGTGGTGCAGCCGATGGCGGCCATAGCTTCGTACGCCTGGCCCGCATCGTCGAGGATGTGAATCCCTTGGCGTTCAGCTTTGGCATGAATGCTCTCGGTGGCCCGCCGGAGGAGCAGGGCGGCGCTTTTGTGCTGGCGGAAGCGGAAGAGGTGGAGGAGCCGCAAGAGCCTGTCGTCATTCCACCAAGCGCCGGCAGCTTCGAAGCGACGCTTTTCGACATCGAAACACTGAGCGGTTCCGGTTCAGTAGCCAGTGGTCTCTTGCCTGTCTCCTTCGGCTCCGGCAGTGGCGGCAGCGTGACCTTTGCCGCGATGGACGGTGTAACCCAACAGGTGGGCGGTGAGACGCTCACGTTCATATGGAATGCTGGCACCAATACTCTACACGCGATATCCGAAACGCGTGGCATCACGATCTTCACCGTTGAACTCGACCCAGCAACAGGCGCGTTCACCGTCACTCAAGTGAACAACCTGCTGCATGGCGAGGGCATGGACGAGGCCCTTCTTGGCCTCGTTTATACCGTGACCAGCAGCAGCGGTAGTGCAACGGGCACACTGCAACTCACCATCATGGACGATCAGCCCAGCCTGGAGCTGGGTAGCGTCAATCTGAGCGGCCTCGAGCTCACCACCTTCGACCACGAAACCTCCAACGGCGGCCTCTCCACTGCGGGCGGCAGCGTGGCCGCGGCCTTTATCGCCGCCGTCAACGCCAGCTACGGCGCCGACGGCGAGGGCAGCACGGTCATCGACGGCTACGCCCTGAGCCTGGGCAACGTCGAGCACGGCCTCACCAGCGGCAACGTGCCGATCGTCTTCACCCTGGTCGATGGCGTCGTCATCGGTACCGCCAACGGCAGCGAAGTGCTGCGTATCGCGATCGACGCCACCACGGGCGAGGTCACCGTGACCCAGTCCGGCCCGGTGGATCACCCGGCCCAGGGCGCTGACAGCCTCTCCCTGCCGGCCGGCCTGGTGAGCGTGAGCGCCACGGTCACCGTGACCGACGCCGATGGCGACACCGCCAGCGACACGCTCACTGCCGACCTCGGCGGCAGCATCACCATCGTCGACGACGTGCCCGGCGTCGAGCTGGGCGAGGTCGACCTCGGCGACCTCGAACTCACCACCTTTGACCACGAGACTGCCAGCGGCGGTACCTCCACCGCGGGCGGCAGCGTGGCCGCGGCCTTTACCGCCGCCGTCAACGCCAGCTACGGCGCCGACGGCGAGGGCAGCACCGTCATCGACGGCTACGCCCTGAGCCTGGGCAACGTCGAGCATGGCCTCACCAGCGGCAACGTGCCGATCGTCTTCACCCTGGTCGATGGCGTCGTCATCGGTACCGCCAACGGCAGCGAAGTGCTGCGTATCGCGATCGACGCCACCACGGGCGAGGTCACCGTGACCCAGTCCGGCCCGGTGGATCACCCGGCCCAGGGCGCTGACAGCCTCTCCCTGCCGGCCGGCCTGGTGAGCGTGAGCGCCACGGTCACCGTGACCGACGCCGATGGCGACACCGCCAGCGACACGCTCACTGCCGACCTCGGCGGCAGCATCACCATCGTCGACGACGTGCCCGGCGTCGAGCTGGGCGAGGTCGACCTCGGCGACCTCGAACTCACCACCTTCGACCACGAGACTGCCAGCGGCGGTACCTCCACCGCGGGCGGCAGCGTGGCCGCGGCCTTTACCGCCGCCGTCAATGCCGGCTACGGCGCCGACGGCGAGGGCAGCACGCTCATCGACGGCTACGCCCTGAGCCTGGGCAACGTCGAGCACGGCCTCACCAGCGGCAACGTGCCGATCGTCTTCACCCTGGTCGATGGTGTCGTCATCGGTACTGCCAACGGCAGCGAAGTGCTGCGTATCGCGATCGACGCCACCACGGGCGAGGTCACCGTGACCCAGTCCGGCCCGGTGGATCACCCGGCCCAGGGCGCTGACAGCCTCTCCCTGCCGGCCGGCCTGGTGAGCGTGAGCGCCACGGTCACCGTGACCGACGCCGATGGCGACACCGCCAGCGACACGCTCAGCGCCGACCTCGGCGGCAGCATCACCATCGTCGACGACGTACCTGGTGTCGAGCTGGGCGAGGTCGACCTCGGCGACCTCGAACTCACCACCTACGATCAGCAGAGCGTTGAGGAGAATGGCTCGGTGGCCACCGGCAGCGTGGCCGCGGCCTTTATCGCCGCCGTCAACGCCAGCTACGGCGCCGACGGCGAGGGCAGCACCGTCATCGACGGCTACGCCCTGAGCCTGGGCAACGTCGAGCATGGCCTCACCAGCGGCAACGTGCCGATCGTCTTCACCCTGGTCGATGGCGTCGTCATCGGTACCGCCAACGGCAGCGAAGTGCTGCGTATCGCGATCGACGCCACCACGGGCGAGGTCACCGTGACCCAGTCCGGCCCGGTGGATCACCCGGCCCAGGGCGCTGACAGCCTCTCCCTGCCGGCCGGCCTGGTGAGCGTGAGCGCCACGGTCACCGTGACCGACGCCGATGGCGACACCGCCAGCGACACGCTCAGCGCCGACCTCGGCGGCAGCATCACCATCCTCGACGACGTGCCCAATATCACCCTGGAGCTGGGTGATGAGAGCATCGGTCTGATGACGAAGGATGCCGATACCGTCAGTGAAATCGGCCGCGATTCCGCTAGCTTCGCCGCCGCTTTCGTCATCGCCACCTTCAGTCATGGTGCCGATGGTGAGGGAAGCATTAGCTGGGATTACTCATTGGCACTTGCCGAGGGAGTGGTAAACGGGATGGATTCGGGCTTGAGCAGTGGTGGTCAGCCGATCTACCTCTACCTCCATGAGGGCAGCATCGTTGGTTCGACAGCTACGCAGGCCATTGATATTGCGTCCGGCAATACGGTGTTTACCATCTCCGTGGATGGCGATGCCAACGTCACCTTGACCCAGCACGCTGCCATCGATCATGACAGCGCGGACAACGGCGATTACGCCAGCGACACCGTCTCGCTGGCCAATGGCCTGGTGGTACTGACCGGTACGGCCACCGTTGTCGATGCCGATGGTGATACCGCCAGCCACAGCGTGGCGCTGGATCTGGGTGACAACATCGTCTTCGCGGATGACGGTCCCAGTCTTTCCAGCCTCAACCTCGCCATTGCTAACGTGGCGGGCACGTATGAGGGCACCTACGAGTTCGATGTTGGAGCGGACGCACAAGGCTTCCTTGACAGCTTCGGTGAGGGAGCACTCATCTGGATCGGTATGCCCGAAGGCTACGAACTGGTCGTTACCGATACCTCATCGACTTCGATTACCTACACCGCGAAATCGGGCACTTTCGAGTTCTTCCATCTCACGTTGAATATGGATGGTACCTACACCTTCGAACTGGTATCGCCCGCGCCTGTGGTAGAGACGACCATCGATAGCCTGCTGAGCGCCTTCGACAAGAGCAACTTCTACAAGGAAGGCGGCAAGGATGCTTATCTCTTCACGGCGGATGTTTTCGACGGCAAGTTTGCCTTGGCGGTAACGGCCTATAGGAACGGTAAACTCGAAGATGTGAGCATGTCCGCGACCGACCTGGGCGTGAAGTCCAACGTGGTCCAGGGCAATCAGAATGAGAAGCTCAAGTTCGATGTGCTTCCTGTGGGTAGCCAAGGGGCGATAGGTGTTTCGTCGTTCACGTTTAGCGTCTCTGGAGCCTCGGGCTCTAGTGCGGGAGACAAGGCGATACTTACCGTCTACGACGTGGATGGCGTTGCTCACCAGTACTTTGCTACCTTGCTGACTGGCAATGGAGAGTTTGTCTTCCATATCGACCCTATGCTTAATGTCGATTACATGGAGCTGGCACCGGCGGGCAACAACAGCTTCAAGATCGACGGCATTTCCACCAGCTACATCACCCAGATCTTCCCTGATGACTATCAGCTTGATTTCGTGCTGACAGGGTCGGACGCCGATGGCGACACAGCCACTGCCGACTTCTCGGTCTTCGTCAAGACGACTGACAGCGGCACTTATGAAATCTCCGGCTCCGATAGTGATGACGTGATACATGGTACCGAG